The following is a genomic window from Fusarium oxysporum Fo47 chromosome IV, complete sequence.
ATACCAGCCATTGTGAATAATTAGACAAGACCGAAAAAGACGAATTGGGTGATGACGAAGGGCAATGGGTGGATGTTCGAATGTCGCGGTCGAGATAGTTTGCCGAGCTCTCAAATTCAACTTAGAGCTTGTGCCTGGAATTACAGGCCTAAAGTGGATGAACTGCCCCAGAGTGTGCGGTTATTCTCCGGATCAGATCGTTGATCGGGATCAATCGGATCTACGGAAGCAACGTCACTGACCCAGGGTTATCAACTTTCTTGCAGCAGCCTGCAGCCATGGATCCCAGTGGGTAAAAGGTAGGGTAGCGGCGGGCCATCAAAATGGAAGCTTCTACTGCTCTGGGGGCTTGCTATCgcatctttcttttcttaaaACAACCTCATTAGTTTGTCTTTGATTTTCTGTTCAATCTTTGAAATGTCTTGGTGGGGCAAATCAAAAGACCCCAAGCcggaggagaagaagaccgaagcagctcagatcaaggacactatcgttgagaagcttcCCTCAAAGGATCAGCTACCAGAGAGTGTTCAGGAAGCTGTCAACAAGACAGGAAGAGACGGAAATGTCTTTGACGACATAACCGATGGCTAGTATGTGTACCTTTGTAAATGTGTAACACCAGCTAATCGCACATAGTGGCCCCGACTCAACCGACACCAATTTTCGATATGCTGCCTATGCTACGCGAATTAGAACAATTCTTTTATCTGCGCATCGATACGTCGCCTACACCTCAGATATAGGAGAGTCGTTCCGTCCCGTAGCTCACCCCAACCTCGTTCGCGCTGCCTACGGTGTATCTTGGTTGTATCTTATTGGCGATGTTTCGTATGAAGGTTACAAGTCATACTGGCACAATCAACGTGTGTTGAACCCCAAGGTGCAACTCTCTCCTAGACAAGAGAAGGTTACTGGCCTTCCTGCCACCGAGACACGCCTGATCGAGCCGGGTACAGTGCCACCGCTTGAAGACTATCGCACTGTCATGGTCCAGCGCGCAACTCTCTCCTAGACAAGAGAAGGTTACTGGCCTTCCTGCCACCGAGACACGCCTGATCGAGCCGGGTACAGTGCCACCGCTTGAAGACTATCGCACTGTCATGGTCCAGCGCGCAATCTTCCAGAGTGTCGCGAGTATGGGACTGCCTGCTTTCACTATTCATAGTGTTGTGAGGTATTCTGGCCGAGCcatgaagaacatgaagAACCAGGTCATCAGGACATGGGCTCCAATTGGTCTGGGCCTCGCAGTGGTTCCCTTCCTCCCAGCTATGTTCGACGAGCCTGTCGAGAACGCTGTTGAGTGGGCGTTCCACAAAGGATTCGAGACATTTGGGGGTAAGGCCGCAGTAGGCAATGCGCCTACGACAGGTCGTGAGGATTTGCTGGCCAAGCGGCCAAAGGAGAAGGAACTGTAATACAAGATTCTGCACCACAAACTTGGCGTTCTGGGAGGTGGAAGGCGCTCAACTCGTGTTTCAATGTTCGATCAATATATAGGAATCTTGTATGCGACGCAGAGTCGGTTACTGACTTATACCAATCCAATTATGCAACAATGAACTCCGTGGTGGGGAGGAGACCCCGCGATCAACCTGGTCCCTGGAAGTGGCTGTGCATCAACGGAGCTTGCAAGTTATTAACACGCCTGTGATTCTTACTCGTGATTTATGTGCATGATTCACAAAAGCCCATCGGGGCCTTGttctgttcttctctctGCAATCGCGCCTCATTCTTTTTGTCTTTCGACGTGTCAAAACTTGTGGCACACTCGTTCGTAATCTGCCAAGCTTGGTCATACACGGACCCTTCCAGACGTTTCCTCGCCGCCGCCTTTTGTATCTGTCATCTTGACACGAGCACTTGCGACAACACCTCTGCCTACGGGTAACACCGCCATTTTAACATTTTTAAATACGAAACACCTTCACCATGGCGTCATCAAACACACCAGAAGCTCAGGATACTAGCTACGTCGAAATGCACGACAAAAACGAAGCCGCGCTGATCGGCAAGCACTGCGAATATGACTACTGCAACCAACTCGACTTTCTCCCTTTTTTCTGTCAATCATGCCGAAAGACATTTTGTCTCGATCACCGAAGCGAAGGGGCACATAAATGTACAAATCCCGGTGCGTGGGCGGAGCGAAAGCGCCAGAGAGAGCTTGCGCAGCCAAGCATTGGACAAGGAAAGATTCTAAGGGACAAGGTGTCCCAAAAGCCTTGCGCATCGCCTGAATGCAAGACCACAATCGGCACATCTTTGACGCCTGGTGTACACTGTCAAACGTGCAACCGAGATTACTGCCTGAAGCATCGTCTAAAGGAGGACCACAATTGCAGTAATTTAGTACCCATCGGGGCTCGGCCTATGCAATTCGATGTTGGTCAGAAGACAAAGACGGCATTCGACAAACTGCGCGCATGGGGTACAGCAAAGAAAGAGCAAGCTGGCAGAGCTTTGCCCAAACCAAAGCCAAGCTCTGCCTCAGCACGTATCATTGCTGTAAACAACCTGAAGAAGACAGCCAAAGGCGACGACAAGACAcctgttgagaagagagtgTATATCTATGTGGAAGCCGAGGCAGAAACAGCAAAAGCCAAGTTTCCTAAGGGGGAGTTCTTCTACAACAAGGATTGGGTTGTTGGCCGAGTTCTGGATGCTGCAGCAAGGAGCCTGCAGGTacaaaacatcaacaaccaaaGTTCAGACGAGAAGGACAAGCTTCGCGTCTTCCACGTTGAAGGAGGCAGAATTTTGGAGTATAACGAAAAGGTTGGAACGGCGTTGCAGAGTGGAAATACTGTGGTTTTGTTGCGTGGCGTTGGACCAGCTACCCCAGACCTGATTGAGGCGTGAGCGTTGTGTTTTATGGATTAGCTACCTATAGAGATACATGGCCTGGCGTTGGGCAATTTGATACCAAGAGGAATGATATCAATATTTTTGTTTACTGAGAAAATGGTCTCCCACCATATTCGTGGTTTCCATTGGTTCATCTGTGTTCCAACATGATAGTACTGAATTGCCTATCGTACGTGTTCCCACCGTGATTTGTAGGTCTTCTACCAAAGATTTCCAAGTCAAAAACACTGCAGGTGCTATTTGGTGAATATAAactcttaattatattacttagaTTTCGAACAAATAAACATTTTGCTTACTGATACGATTGACTTGAAGCCCAAGTTCATGTTGCTGCCTCTTTAATCGAACCACGTGATTGCGCGTCTGCCTCCCGTTCTCCCGTCTTCTATGACGAAGTACCCACCACGCTCTAGTCTAAGCCGTTCATCAAGCTTTAATTAATCCTACTTCGCAGAATGCGACAATCTTATTTATGATATCAAGATGCCTCCTTTAGTACCACGCAAACGCTTGCGTGAGTCGCCACCACCTGGAGAAGGCAGAGCATCAAAAGCAGCCAAAGAGAAGCCCGATTCATCACGGCGCAAAGCAACACTGTACGATGATTTGGACGCATCTGCGACACCTAACTCAAACTCGATCCTCCATGGATTCGgaaatgatgatgatgatgaaagctCTTTGACATCGTTGTCAGAAGATGAATTCGAGGACGTTATGCCACCAAATCAACtgaaaggcaaggaagaagattctgaggatgatgaagacatTGAGTTTGAGGATGTCCAAGCACCAGTTGCACCATTACCAGACGCCCCGGTAACTTCCGGGGACTTGGAATTGACACTTACAAGGGACACCAGAATCTCACTCACAAACACATTCGACAGAAAGGGACCCTCAAAACGTGAGAGGAAGGTCCGGCATGCCACACACTGCGTTCACGTCATGTTGCTTCTATGGCACAATGCTATCCGAAATGCATGGCTTTGTGATCCCGAAGTCCAGGCGACTATGATCTCTCATCTTCCGCCAAGACTCTGGGATGAGGTGGATCGATGGAGGCGCAACAGTGGTCTAGAAAAGAAGCCGACACCTAAGAAGCCAGCAAAGGAAAACGCAAAATCGAAAGGTAAAGGCAAAAAGGTCCAGGATCGAAAGTCGCGCGACTGGGGTGCAGAGGCTGAGAGATTGGAAGAGGGGGCTGTTGATATGAGTCATGGAGACCCCCTATTTCGACTTATGCAAACATTGTCAGCTTGGTGGAAACAGCGTTTTCGAGTCACAGCGCCAGGGTTGAGGAAATGGGGATATATGTCCCTTGAGCGATTAGACCGTCTTACGAAAGCGCAAAAAGTCGAACCTCATGACCCAGAGCAATTTGGTGAGAAGATCTCAAACCTGGAGGATTTCAGACATCATGCGCGAACATGTGAAGGGAGTAGAGATGTAGGCGCCCAGCTATTTACAGCTTTGCTTCGTGGACTGGACCTCGAAGCACGAATGGTCGCAAACTTGCCTTGTCTAGGCTTTGGATGGAATAAACTTGAGGAGGCCGAGCCAGAAAAGAGTGTAAGTGCGGATCAGATAAACGAGACacccgagaagaaggcgaaAACGGCGACAAAGAGCGCGGTTacggcaaagaagaagtcaacGAAGAAAACGAAAGAGCCCACGAGAAATCCGACACGGAAAACACGACCCAAAACTGAGGTTGAAAGCGACCCAGATGATCTGGAGCTTGAGTATAAGGACACTGATGATGAATCTGTCGTTGAGATGGATGTCACGCTAAGGAAGACATCGGCTAAGACACCGACCAAAAAATATGACGCCGACATGGAGTTCCCACACTATTGGACAGAAGTCATATCACCAGTCACTAACAAATGCCTGCCCGTTGATGCTATCGTCAAAAACGTTGTTGGAACAAACCGAGATCTCATCGAATCATTGGAACCCCGTGGAGCCAAGGCCGACAAAGCACGTCAAATCATGGCATACATCGTGGCTTATTCACGAGATGGAACCGGCAAGGATGTCACAGTCAGATATCTGAAACGGAATATGCTTCCTGGCCGTACCAAGGGAGTGAGGATGACACCAGAGAAAGTCCCCGTCTACAACCGTCATGGGAAGGTTAAGAGATATGACCAGTTTGACTGGTTCAAAACCGCAATATCTGGATATCTTAGAGGCAGCAAAGACCAGCCTGTAACCGAAGtcgatgagatggaagaagcaACAGATCTGAAGCCTGCCAAGCCcgaaaagaaggagatcaaggagggCCAGGAGACATTACAATACTACAAGCAGTCCAAGGAGTTTGTCCTCGAGCGGCACTTGAAGCGTGAAGAGGCACTCAGGCCTGGAGCCAAGGGTGTCAAAGTGTTCAAAAACAAGGGCAAAGGTGGCAAggtcgaggatgaggacgtGTTCCTTCGCAGCGATGTTCTGAACGTCAAGAGTGCCGAGACCTGGCATAAACAGGGACGTGCACCACTGGCAGGAGAGCAGCCATTGAAGAGGGTACCCTACCGCGCAGCTACGATAAATCGCCGGCGAGAAATCATGGAAGCAGAAGCTGCCACAGGACAAAAGGTCCTGCAGGGGCTCTACAGCTGGGAGCAAACCGACTGGATCATTCCACCACCGATCAAGGACGGCGTTATCCCCAAGAACGAATACGGGTATGTAGCCGAttgcttcttcaaactcGAATCTACTAACCGAGCTGCAGGAATATCGATTTGTTTGCTGAACATATGTGCCCTGAGGGTGCTGTGCATGTACCCTTCCGAGGGGCTATGCGTGTTTGTAAGAAGTTACAAATCGACTATGCGGAAGCCGTTGTGGACTTTGAATTTGGTCACCGAATGGCTGTGCCTGTTATCCAGGGAGTTGTGATTGCTGAAGAGAACCACGACATGGTGATGGTAGAGctcgagaaggatgaggcAGAGCGCGCACgaaaagaagatgagaaacgACGAAAGAAGGCGTTAGCTCAATGGCGTCGCTTCCTCATGGGCATGCGTATTGCGGAACGAATTCGACAAGAGTATGGCGAAATTACTGATGAAATATCAGTGTTTGGACATGCTAGAGACTCGGTCCAGACCAAGAAGCAACCAcaggttgaggatgaagagatggcTGGCGGATTTCTTCCAGAGGGGTAtgtggaagaagaggaggaagaggaacCCCAGGCTCACCACACTTCGAGCTTCTTccctgctgttgatgaggacgacgacGGCGATGATGGGCTAGTGATGGAGCACGATGGCGCAGATCAGCAAAGAGTAATGATGCAGATGGAGGTTGACAGCAAACAAGAACCGAGCCCGGAATCGCAGGTCGAAGCAGGGTCGGAGTCTGAACCGGAGCCTCGACCGGTGAACACAAAGTTTGATGCAGGGCTGAAGcatgaagaggaagaggaagaggaacCCAAACTGGATCCGCAATCCGAGGCGGAGTCTGAGCCGCCACAAACGAGTGCAAGGATAAGGAGGCGAGGTCCAGCAAATGTGGCCAAGGAAAAGCCTTCAGCTGGACGTGCAACGAGACGGTCAACACGGAGCGGGCGGAAAGTTGTCTCgtatgatgaagatgcaatggaagaagaagatgaggtaGGAGATTCATATGCTGAATCTGAGGACGATGAGTAGGACTGGCCCCTGAGCGGTTCGGCTCACTGTGTTATGTGAGAGTAATGTGATGGTACGAATAATGATAATTAATGCATGTCAGTTGTCAGTTTGCAGGGACGGGAAGTATCCGATTGCGAGGTTTATAGGCTCTCGAAATGAGTATTAACTCTTGGGCCGACAAACCACGGATCTGTGCATTGGCGGTTTGATGGGATATGAATTTTGTGTAACTAGAAACTGAAATGTTTCAACTACCTAGGAGAGCTTGAGGTGGCAAGTTTATAGAGCGAGAGGACAGACAGTTGAATAGTTCTTGGCGAATCGATCTTATACAGTATCATGTAAATATGCTTTCCTCAGCATTATGCGGTAGACTAATGCATCTACTCCTAGAGTGTGTGGATTATGCGAATAGACCTTCTAGGCTAAAATGATGGGCAGATATTTGACCTGGCAAGGAGTTATTGGGTTGTATATTCAGCTGAATGACCAACTGACAACCCCTCATCTGGCCATCCACATCCATCCACCTACATTTGACGGAAGCCATCTCATTGATTGATTTAATTGATTGACTGACTGACTTTGATCCCTTCCGAAGAAACCTTATACGCCACAAACGCCGTCGTTGCTTTGCTCTGTTGTACTAAGGCAAAGCAACCTAAGGCAAGCTCTAGGTGCAGGCTAGACGATTAATGCTACCATTCATTGAAATTGTATGTCGCATCGTATCATACCCAAGTGCGACAGCTTATGAATTTACCAACCTACAAACCAATACAttgcatccatccatccatcacgAGACCCAAGGCCTCGCCCGTCATCTTTTCTGAACTTGGGCTTCTTTGTCCCTTGAATTactccatcaccaagactGACCCTTCTCCTGCATGTCTCTGTCGAATTCGTAAACTCCAATCAAAGAGTGTTGTAGCCTCTATCCTATATCTTGGTTTTGTCGTcactcgctcgctcgctcgctcaGCTCCCATCTCGTCTGACTCTTACTCCGCATCTCGTGAGCGTCTACCTACTTTCTCATGAAGCTATACCAACATTATGAATCTTGGACCCCATGGTTGATGAATTAATCCTTGGACATATCACTTCCTCTGGCATATTGCGCCTCCCTCTAACTCTCtattcttcaacttcttctctccccTTACATAGTTCCTATTTCCTATTTTCATCTTCCATTTCATTGTCTGCGAACCTCTACTCTATTGAAGCGAGCGGGGGTTTGAAACGAGGCAGCTTCAAACTGCGATAGTGCGATCATTGAGCAATGAATTAATCGCTTTTCATCCATTTTCCGATGGAGTCTTAGAATAAAGCACAAAGAAGGGATAGAAGGAGCTGGTCATtcattctctctcttcccGTCTATTGTAAGCGAGAAACCCAAACGCCTCTtaaccttctcttctcttctattCTCTAAATTCATCCATCACTCGACCGACCATTTTCAACCGACGTCGAATTAatcaatctcaacatcacgATACGGCCTCGATCATTCACTTATAGCAAATCGAAATACGATCGAGCAGCTTAAGCACAGCTTCCACTGTGCTGAGTATTCACCGAAATACCTACAGAATCAGTATCTTTGCCGCAGGTAAGAATATCGAGGTTCTTCTATCTCATTCATGTTCTTGAGCAAACAAACAACAAGTCAAAAATTTCCTCACGCCGCAAAGTCGCGGGCTGGCTTCTCGTACACCTTACTCAGAATCCTTTCATCGCCAGAGAAGAGTGCCACTTACAATCATGGACATAAGCTTTCGTGTTTAGCCGTGGCGTCATTATCACCGTAGACGCCGCCCTTGTCTTTCAGTCACCTCTTCACGGCGAACCTTGATTCTCATTTGCCTTTGCGCACGAAATTATTTCGGATGAGCCGTGAAAAGTGGAAGAGGCCATCGTCTCGGAGTGAAAGTGAAGGGTTGGTGCGAAGGTGCGACGCCAACATCTTTAGTACTATACTTATGTGACAGTCCTTGCAAGTGTTGAATCACTGTCGCAATTAACTCCTTCTGTCCCCCACTGCCACTGCATCTTCTCTTTACTACATATGCCTTTGCACCTACCAGAGCATTTATTTGTGAAGGACGTCTGCTCGAGCAGTGTCAGCTGGCGGCAACATCATTCACAAGCTCGCGGAATGGAAGTGATACAGATCGACCCACCGCCAGAGCATAAACAAAAAGCAGGGCTCTTCGAGACTATGAATCCTCTGTCTTCATATCATTTCTAACCGTTATAATCAAACCTAGGCCTTCAAACCTAGGCTTCAACTTTTGCTTGTGAACAAAGAGCCAAAGAACTTCACCATCACGAGGATGGAGGATCCCGAAAGCGAGACAGAAGAATCATCTCCGCCTCTACAAGATACTTGCATACAAGAAGTTACTGCTCTATTTCCCGACATCTGTCTCGACTATGTCCAGACAATTGCTGGGCCTCTCTCATTCGTCCCCCATGAAGTGATCAATCATCTCCTCGATCTCCAAGAGTCTGGGCAAGTATATCAAAAGGCAAAGCGATCGAAACAGGCCATCGGCAAGAGGAAGCGCACAACCGAGGGAcaagatgacgaagacgaagtcGAGAAACTACAGAATAGACTCTCTGAAGCAAAGCGCAAATACAGTAACCTTGAAGGACAAGTCATTGCTCCGAAGAGTACCCAAATGGCCACTATGTAAGTTTATCTCCCCTTTCGACCGCATATCATCCATGATTAGGTGGGTGGCTTTTGGTGTTAGAGCTTCGTGCCAGCATGACCGAGATTAGGGTTGAGAGCTATCCAGTTAACTTTAACACAGCAAGCAAATGATCGCAGGAGATTTCCCACTGGTACCAGTCAAGGTCATTCAACAAACCCTTTCTGACAACGGAAATCGCCTTTTCCCAACATTTATTGCCATCAATACTGCCATCAATCAGGCAAGCGACCATCACCCATTGCCTTGGAAATTGAAGAAGACACCCTCAGTGCCGGTACAGCGATACAGAAAAGAGAGGATCGACGCGTCCATACAAACCTGCTCCAACGACTGGGAGAAAGAATTGATGAAGGAACTCGAGGCTGCTCGATTACTGCAGTGGGATGCAGTTGAAAAGCGTCGATCAGAAGCATTGGCCGAGGAGGCCGAAAGGATGAACCTTGAGTCGGCAGATGCAAGAGGAGAAGTAACTGAGTGCGGGTGTTGCTTTATTGATACTCCGTGGAACAGACTCGTCTATTGTCAAGGCGATGATCCTCACGTAAGTGTTCCCCATTTCAACTATACTATATTTAAAAAGGCTTCTGTAAATTTGGGAAATGTCATGGGTTGCTCTGTATTAGCAAGAAAACTCTGGCTAACTCCCTTTTAGCCTTTCTGTATCAACTGCGCCCGCCGACACGCAGAGACACAAATTGGCCTTTCAAAGTACGAACTTGAATGCATGTCCATGATTGGGTGTACGGCTGGGTTCTCTTATAGCGAGCGCCAGAAGTTCTTGAATAAGAAACTGACTGCGGCAATCGATCGAATTGAACAAGAGGCCAATCTGCGCATGGCTGCACTACCCGGCCTCGCCAAGTGCCCCTTTTGTCACTATGCAGAGGAGTACCCGCCAGTTGACGTCGACAGAGAATTCCGGTGCCGAAACGACGACTGCAAAATCACGAGTTGCCGGCTTTGTAACTACGAAACACACATACCGAAAACCTGTCAGGAGGCAGCCATCGAAAGAGGTGTCGACCTGCGGCGGGAGGTAGAAGAGGCTATGTCGAGAGCCCTCATCCGCAAATGCAACAAGTGTATGACGTCCATTCAGGCTTCTTTCGTTCTTATACTGACTGCTTATGTCTTGGTAGGCGACACCCCTTTTATCAAGGAAGAAGGCTGCAACAAGATGACTTGCACCCGCAAAGGCTGTGGTAACGTTCAGTGCTACGTCTGTTCCAAGTCTTGTGACTATGATCATTTCAACGATGAGAGGCGAGGTGGCAAGCAAGGCAACTGTCCCTTATTCGAGAGTGCTGAAGAGCGTCACGAAAACGAAGTCAATGCGGCTGAAAAGGCAGCTAAGCAGAAGGTTTTGGAGGAGAATCCAGAACTTGCATCAGCGCCCGAACTTCTGGATTTCAACATGTCTGAAAGGGTCAAGACGGACGATATGCGGCGGAAAAACAAGCTTGGACAGAGATTTAGGGATCGAGTCAACTTCATGCCTATGCCGCCGGTTCTGCCGCTTGAAGGACAAAGGCCGTTTTTCGATGCTCCACTACAGCAGCCACAGGCACAGCATGGACCGGCACACAACCCATACCATTttcgtcaagaagatctcgatGCTTTATTGAGGCACCAGGAAGCTCATGCCCGAGCCCATGACCACGCCCAAGCCTACGCCCAGCAACTCCACGATGCCCATGACATTCACAATGCTCGGCGGCGACCAGGGGAACCCCAAATTCCTCTTGCATTGGACCGCCTGCAGAACCAAGTCCATGATCAGGCACATATAGGGATCCGACGTCGCCTCAAGAATGCAGTTGCTCGCCTTGGTAATAGAGTACCACCACCACTTGGACCTCCACCGGTACCACAAGCACAACACATGGCAGGAATACCAATACAAGCACAACAACAGCCCCAGGCTGGAGCGTTCCCAGTGGCACCAGGAGATCCGGGCCCGGCGATGCCAGGGCTAAACTTTCAAGGACTGGCAAACTTTGAACCATTTTACATGATGGGGCAACCTGACCCAATGGAGAATTGGCGTGGCCCAGGGTAGCGATGACTGGGCTTAATGAGAGAAAGGGTTCAGTTGAGAGGACAGACAGGTGCCCTTTTAGAAACTCGACTGTGCAGGGGATCAAGAGCAACACAGCCAATGTGACCACCACGTACTCTCTAGCAAGTGGTGCAAGAAGCCTGAAGGCCAGAGAAATGGGAGCAAAGTTATGGATTCAGTAGGGTGTTGCATGTATTTTGTGGAATagcatcatctccttcatgGACTGCGAAACTGGGGTCTTCGTCATGTTATTAGACGGCGTTAATTTCTTTTAATGAGATACTTCCTACCTCTTGATTGGCAAGTGACGGGCTTTGTATGCTGTAATGGTAGGAAGACAATACCTTGACTCATATTCCGCATTGCCTATTCTTGAGGTAATCAAAGCGTATCATAATATTCATATACAGCCTACTACCTGTTTCTCCCAAATCGCTCATGCCACTTCCCCTTACCGCCACCAAATCCTTTCGTAGTGCCAGCAGACACATCAGGAACAGTATCTAGCTCCACAGTCTCCTTGATGGTCGAAATGATAGAGACACCCTGCTCGAGGGGTCCATCTGACGATGCAGGCAAAGGCGTAGGTGAGAGGAGCATGAGAGCATTTGAAGTGTTCTTCTGACGAAGAGCATACGTCTTTGTAGGCGTTTTGATAACAGCCGACGAATCAGAGGACTCCATGGTCAATCTGACTAAGATGAGTATAATACTTGTAAGAGAGTGAATGTAGGGGTTGACTTACACGGGTGCATCGTCGGATTCGAGAAGAGATAATAGGTCCGGAGGGAGTTCGATGAGGCGGTAGTTTGTTGGGGAAGGGTTGTACTGGACTGTGATACCGCCTGATTGGCTTGACATTGTGATGATAGTTTGTTTCTAGTGATTGTGTTGGTTGAAAGGGAGACTGTTTAGTGTAGGAGAGAGGAGGGGTGTATCATGACGCGCTAAGAGTGAAGTGGGCATTGGGTCCACGTGAAGATCTCCCGTTGGAGTTTGGAGGCTGAGATAAATGAATTACATTGATGGGCTTATGAGGCAAACT
Proteins encoded in this region:
- a CDS encoding mitochondrial 18 KDa protein-domain-containing protein, with product MSWWGKSKDPKPEEKKTEAAQIKDTIVEKLPSKDQLPESVQEAVNKTGRDGNVFDDITDGYGPDSTDTNFRYAAYATRIRTILLSAHRYVAYTSDIGESFRPVAHPNLVRAAYGVSWLYLIGDVSYEGYKSYWHNQRVLNPKVQLSPRQEKVTGLPATETRLIEPGTVPPLEDYRTVMVQRAIFQSVASMGLPAFTIHSVVRYSGRAMKNMKNQVIRTWAPIGLGLAVVPFLPAMFDEPVENAVEWAFHKGFETFGGKAAVGNAPTTGREDLLAKRPKEKEL
- a CDS encoding Rad4 transglutaminase-like domain-containing protein; the encoded protein is MASSNTPEAQDTSYVEMHDKNEAALIGKHCEYDYCNQLDFLPFFCQSCRKTFCLDHRSEGAHKCTNPGAWAERKRQRELAQPSIGQGKILRDKVSQKPCASPECKTTIGTSLTPGVHCQTCNRDYCLKHRLKEDHNCSNLVPIGARPMQFDVGQKTKTAFDKLRAWGTAKKEQAGRALPKPKPSSASARIIAVNNLKKTAKGDDKTPVEKRVYIYVEAEAETAKAKFPKGEFFYNKDWVVGRVLDAAARSLQVQNINNQSSDEKDKLRVFHVEGGRILEYNEKVGTALQSGNTVVLLRGVGPATPDLIEAPKCDNLIYDIKMPPLVPRKRLRESPPPGEGRASKAAKEKPDSSRRKATLYDDLDASATPNSNSILHGFGNDDDDESSLTSLSEDEFEDVMPPNQLKGKEEDSEDDEDIEFEDVQAPVAPLPDAPVTSGDLELTLTRDTRISLTNTFDRKGPSKRERKVRHATHCVHVMLLLWHNAIRNAWLCDPEVQATMISHLPPRLWDEVDRWRRNSGLEKKPTPKKPAKENAKSKGKGKKVQDRKSRDWGAEAERLEEGAVDMSHGDPLFRLMQTLSAWWKQRFRVTAPGLRKWGYMSLERLDRLTKAQKVEPHDPEQFGEKISNLEDFRHHARTCEGSRDVGAQLFTALLRGLDLEARMVANLPCLGFGWNKLEEAEPEKSVSADQINETPEKKAKTATKSAVTAKKKSTKKTKEPTRNPTRKTRPKTEVESDPDDLELEYKDTDDESVVEMDVTLRKTSAKTPTKKYDADMEFPHYWTEVISPVTNKCLPVDAIVKNVVGTNRDLIESLEPRGAKADKARQIMAYIVAYSRDGTGKDVTVRYLKRNMLPGRTKGVRMTPEKVPVYNRHGKVKRYDQFDWFKTAISGYLRGSKDQPVTEVDEMEEATDLKPAKPEKKEIKEGQETLQYYKQSKEFVLERHLKREEALRPGAKGVKVFKNKGKGGKVEDEDVFLRSDVLNVKSAETWHKQGRAPLAGEQPLKRVPYRAATINRRREIMEAEAATGQKVLQGLYSWEQTDWIIPPPIKDGVIPKNEYGNIDLFAEHMCPEGAVHVPFRGAMRVCKKLQIDYAEAVVDFEFGHRMAVPVIQGVVIAEENHDMVMVELEKDEAERARKEDEKRRKKALAQWRRFLMGMRIAERIRQEYGEITDEISVFGHARDSVQTKKQPQVEDEEMAGGFLPEGYVEEEEEEEPQAHHTSSFFPAVDEDDDGDDGLVMEHDGADQQRVMMQMEVDSKQEPSPESQVEAGSESEPEPRPVNTKFDAGLKHEEEEEEEPKLDPQSEAESEPPQTSARIRRRGPANVAKEKPSAGRATRRSTRSGRKVVSYDEDAMEEEDEVGDSYAESEDDE